A segment of the Lineus longissimus chromosome 11, tnLinLong1.2, whole genome shotgun sequence genome:
ATGAaaatcagatacatgtacatgtatatcacaacaTTTTTACAGAATCACTTACCCAAAACCTAACTACATGTAACCTTTTATGTTTCAGCTGAAACCGTCGAAATTTAAACACTACAGAAATGAAATGGATGATCCATCAAGAGGGTACACGAATCAACCCTTGGTGaatcaaattcaaaactgccaaaaatcAGCTAGGCCTATCTACCATTTTCTCAATTGGCATATCTTTTGGCAAACTTATCTTCCTAAATTATTAGCAGTTGGGTTCTCTGTGTAGTTGAAATAACAACCTTCTTCAATTTTCTCCTACTGTGACATTGCAGGGCGGTTTTGTCAGAATCTCCCTGCTCTACTGATTCCTGAAACCTCTCGATGAATGACCCCAAAGTATGCAAATATCATACATTCTTAGACAGATTATTATGCTTTGTAATTTTTAGCACCATCTTCACAAATTTCTTATATAAAACTTCACAATAGAATAACTATTTTGAAAGTTCCACATAAAAACTCATTTAATtctaataaaaatgaaaatgcatttggGTGTGAAAGTTGAAGTGATATGGATTCCTGATGAAGACGATAGCTGAAAACATATTTGACGCAAAGAATACTGATTAGCAAGGGTGTAATAAGTATACCCTAATACCCTGCTAATGCTATCACTCATCATCCTCAGCCAGTCTTCATACTATTGGTTTGAAGTTGTCTTATAACACAAACTTTGAGAATCCACATGCCAATATTTCATTGTCTTGGTTGGTCGCCCAGACCTTGGTCACATATTCACCCTGAAAGAGAGAGCTTTTGATTAGAATGTACAGAGCCCTTATTGTTGCTTGAAACTTCTTATGTTTACACTTTATAAGCAGGTGTGGGCTAGACTTGATAACCTGAGGATAAAAATAATGGCAGCTTTGACTAGAGTACGCTGTTATCGCCTTTGCAAGTTTTTTAAAGCTCCTGGTCCTTGGTCTTTTAAAACTGAAGATAAAGAAGACATCAAGTTCAAGAATTACTCTCATTAACCCATCTTACCTTAGGTATATAAATAGGAATCTTTATATTCTTTATGATATTTTGTCTCCCCGCTTTGATGGGACAAAAGATGATTCTGTCTTTTTCATTGTCATCCTCGACATGGCACAAGTCCCAGTGGTTATTGTACAAGTCTTTTCCATTGTATTTGACATCGATGAACAGCTCGCCGTCGGTCACTTCTTTTTCTATCAAATGAAAAACAAGAACAGTAAGTTAAAGACATGAAAGCTGAATGAAGAAAGTTTGGGGTTCCGACCGATTCCATAAAGGGGTATGCTGTTTGTAAATACTGTTGGTCCAGGAATATTTTTCTTCAGTCTCTAAACCTTTTTGAGAcaagaataaaacaaaaatcggtcagactcaaaatctatgtgggcggggaaaaaaaaaacatgcttattttttatcaattttagtCTCAGATCATATGATAAAAGGGTGACCCAAAAAAATAagaattggttgaaattggttgttgggaattttttttttcatttctcactATTTCATTGTCAACTTGTTGACTAATTAGCGTCATAAAAATTATTTCATAATCTAATAATGCTATGAACTTCAAAGGACCgtgaaaaaaaaaacactcaaaaGTTTACCCGCCTGAGTCGCAAACAGCTGATTTCGTTGAGTGTGTCTGATATCAAATTGGAATTACCCAACCCACGCACTCTGTGAATGATTGGAACAATATAACTgatcaatcaaaatgaaatgaaacaatgGCTTTGACCCCATGATTATGTAAAATCAGGTCAACCACTCGAGGTCAACCACctgaaaatggtcaatttacCACCAAGAATTGATACCACTGAACCACAAAACAAGCCGATAACTTCTTGCCTATTTCTGGATTGATAGGCATTGTGCGGTGATATCGATGTCATTCATAAAACAATCATTAATCTTATTGATTGACACCACTATTGTATAATAAAAACTGAGGACATTTCAAGTGCATTAGCTTTTTTTAAAGCTTTGAAGTGAATTTAATGATAAGAAGTTCTCCTCTGATATGAAGTTGAGAAATATGTGGCGGGTCTAAATTTCTTGTTTCATGAAATGGCCAGAAATAACGAGGAAACAAATCGGTATTTTTGGCTTTTTCACGAAAGTATGTCTGACAAGGGAAATATCAAGTGGTCTGGCTGTCAAAAAGCCCATCCTTAGTTTTGGCCCACATGTCCAAGTCATGCTGCCAAGACACCAGGGGAAAGTCTAAAGAACAAGGTGAAAGCCTATCACAGCTTTATCTGTCCTGGTGTCTGGGTTAAATTTGACAGAGCTGTCTTACTCAAAATTTCATTAAACTGGTGCAATCTATAATAATGACATTAGaaatgaaacaaccaatttgggaccagaactagtgtccttaatggagaggttttccttaatagagaggtgttcgttaagggaggttctactgttatcTTACCCCACGTTGCGTTGGCATGAGTATATGACGTCACGCCGCCATTTTTCTTGTCCTCGACCAATATCGTCTTCCCAACCATTATCTTGTCATTGCCCTCTGAAAAGACAACATCCAAAATGATAAaacagattcccccaaaataaGGCAATGGTTCGAGCAATGGGTACTTGGCATTTGGAGAGAGCGTGAGTGAGCAT
Coding sequences within it:
- the LOC135495703 gene encoding putative phosphatidylglycerol/phosphatidylinositol transfer protein DDB_G0282179, whose amino-acid sequence is MAVMKKFAIAAICIVAAACTVYFVYFRHPPAASILDNNKSNDMLRQIRNVDDDYSYEEDDYEEGDVTPESAKKKWERWIKKHGHVSIGELYNKCEGNDKIMVGKTILVEDKKNGGVTSYTHANATWEKEVTDGELFIDVKYNGKDLYNNHWDLCHVEDDNEKDRIIFCPIKAGRQNIIKNIKIPIYIPKGEYVTKVWATNQDNEILACGFSKFVL